CCGGCCTCGCCAATTTCATGGGCGCCCGCTTCATCGCGACAGAGCCCGCGATGCAGCCGATCATCCGCGAGGCGGCCAAGCGCGGGCTCGGCTTCTTCGATGACGGTTCCTCGCCCCGCAGCATCGCATCCCAGGCTGCGGCCAACCAGGCGATGCCGTTCGGCAAGGGCGACATTGCGATCGACGTGGTGCCGACCCCGACGGAGATCGACCGCGCCCTGAACAAGCTCGAATCGACGGCGCGCGAGCGCGGCATCGCCGTCGGCACCGCCTCGGCCCTGCCCGTCTCGATCGAGCGCATCGGCGCCTGGACCAAGACATTGAACGACCGGGGTATCCTTTTGGTGCCATTGACAACCGCGATGCTGAAATCAAAATCCAGCTAAATCAACGAATTGGTACGGCACGGGTCCCTGCGGGGTCGCATTGTGCCTTACCGACAACAACATGCGAGGGGTCTCGCGGAATGGCGCGTTACGAGGATCTGCCCTACCGGACCTGCGTCGGTGTGATGCTGATCAACACGAAGGGTCTGGTGTTCATCGGCCGCCGCGCCGGCGGCATCGAGCACGTCGACGACACCCATGTCTGGCAGATGCCGCAAGGCGGCGTCGATCCCGGCGAGGACACTTGGGAGGCCGCCAAGCGCGAGCTCTATGAAGAGACCAGCGTGCGCTCGCTCGAACGGCTCGGCGAGGTCCCGGACTGGCTGATCTACGACATTCCGCGCACGGTCGCAGGCCGCGCCTGGAAGGGCCGCTATCGCGGCCAGCGTCAGAAATGGTTTGCGATGCGCTTCACCGGCAAGGACAGCGAGATCAATGTCGAGAAGCCCGGCGGCGGCGGCCACAAGGCCGAGTTCGTGAGCTGGCGTTGGGAACCGATGAAGAACCTCCCCGGGCTGATCATTCCCTTCAAGCGCCCGGTCTATGAGCGCGTGGTGAAGGAATTTTCGTCGCTGGCGGATGAATGATTTGCATCGTCATTCCGGGGCGTGCGAAGCACGAACCCTGGTGCGCAGTGCGTACCTGAGAATCTCGAGGTTTTGGGCTCGACGCTGCGCATCACCCGGGAAACGACGACGAAAGACGCGCAAGTGACCAGTGAAAAACCCTACCGCCCCAACGTGGGCATCGCCCTGTTCAATGCCGACGGCCGTGTGCTGATCGGCCACCGCTTCAAGGGCGATGGACCCGAGATCATCCTGCCGGGCCTCGACTGGCAGATGCCGCAGGGCGGCGTCGATGAGGGCGAGAATCTGCGCGATGCCGCGATGCGCGAACTCTGGGAGGA
This genomic stretch from Bradyrhizobium sp. CCGB12 harbors:
- a CDS encoding RNA pyrophosphohydrolase, with product MARYEDLPYRTCVGVMLINTKGLVFIGRRAGGIEHVDDTHVWQMPQGGVDPGEDTWEAAKRELYEETSVRSLERLGEVPDWLIYDIPRTVAGRAWKGRYRGQRQKWFAMRFTGKDSEINVEKPGGGGHKAEFVSWRWEPMKNLPGLIIPFKRPVYERVVKEFSSLADE